A portion of the uncultured Bacteroides sp. genome contains these proteins:
- a CDS encoding RagB/SusD family nutrient uptake outer membrane protein, with protein sequence MKIKEFKYLIFAAVLGMTISSCEDFLNRPAEDNYNEANFYQNDEQCIQGVNYLYNSPWYDFQRGFIKVGEVLSGNYYMGSSPYLDFTVNGTDQDLVNMSYSLWAVNGHANTVYARLKTANASQAVINQCMGECLVWKAMAYFYLVRSFGAVPIIHDNTAELTSGTYNSKFRIEAADVYEYIIMTLEKAIELLPSKGEDGRIDQYSAKGLMAKVYLAKSGLGQSGTRNQEDLDKAASYAKDVIDNSGRSLLKNYSDVFRLANNKNRECLISWHWYPTRDPWTAQNTLQSDLAMVGFDEFGDCWGGYGGPSVDLQEAFGVSVLESPSNRTDTDSRRKATMMMAGDSYEYFWQDKGGFDYLKFIYDKENYGAGGPGELQSPTGANEVKQLYGNANDHVVGLGISAGNMVSGLSTHILRLSDIYLIYAEAKIGNSASTTDASAIDAFYTVRHRAVASAPRPESITWEQVWKERRLELACEGDRWYDYVRLSYYDPQRAINELKAQRRDVYYGLNSLYKGYYENKSYVVNPADQRYNPEAKAPNVTISSFTLPFPTEDVVFNPNLMKDPIHVDVRSEFSY encoded by the coding sequence ATGAAAATCAAGGAATTTAAATATTTAATATTTGCCGCTGTATTGGGGATGACTATTTCTTCCTGTGAGGATTTCCTGAATCGTCCGGCAGAGGATAATTATAATGAAGCTAACTTCTACCAGAACGATGAACAATGCATACAAGGTGTCAATTATCTCTATAATTCACCATGGTATGATTTTCAGCGTGGATTTATTAAAGTTGGAGAAGTACTATCGGGTAATTATTATATGGGGAGTAGCCCTTATTTGGATTTTACAGTGAATGGTACTGATCAGGATTTGGTAAATATGTCCTACTCTTTGTGGGCAGTGAATGGCCATGCCAATACTGTTTATGCTCGTCTGAAAACAGCTAATGCTTCTCAAGCCGTTATTAATCAATGCATGGGCGAATGCTTGGTTTGGAAAGCGATGGCTTATTTCTATTTGGTACGTTCGTTTGGAGCAGTACCTATTATACATGATAATACGGCAGAACTTACTAGCGGAACATATAATTCGAAATTTAGGATAGAGGCAGCTGATGTATATGAATACATTATCATGACATTAGAGAAGGCTATTGAACTATTGCCGTCCAAAGGTGAAGATGGGCGCATCGATCAATATTCAGCCAAAGGCCTAATGGCAAAGGTTTATCTTGCAAAATCCGGTCTTGGACAATCGGGAACTCGCAACCAGGAAGATTTGGATAAGGCTGCTTCTTATGCGAAAGATGTCATTGATAATTCCGGGCGTAGTTTATTAAAGAACTATTCTGATGTGTTTCGTTTAGCGAACAATAAAAATCGTGAATGTTTGATTTCTTGGCATTGGTATCCAACTCGTGATCCTTGGACTGCTCAAAACACATTACAATCTGATTTGGCTATGGTAGGTTTCGATGAGTTTGGAGACTGCTGGGGAGGTTACGGTGGCCCTTCTGTTGATCTGCAGGAAGCTTTTGGTGTAAGCGTACTGGAATCTCCTTCAAATCGTACTGATACGGATAGTCGACGCAAAGCTACTATGATGATGGCAGGTGATAGCTATGAATACTTCTGGCAAGATAAAGGAGGATTTGATTATCTGAAGTTTATTTATGATAAAGAAAACTACGGGGCCGGTGGACCGGGTGAATTGCAATCACCAACAGGTGCTAACGAGGTGAAGCAGTTGTATGGTAATGCCAATGATCACGTCGTAGGGCTAGGCATTTCTGCCGGTAATATGGTTAGTGGATTGAGTACACATATCTTGCGTTTGTCAGATATCTATTTGATCTACGCTGAGGCTAAAATTGGAAACAGTGCTTCTACTACTGACGCAAGTGCGATTGATGCATTTTATACTGTTCGTCATCGTGCTGTGGCTTCTGCCCCTCGTCCTGAATCCATTACTTGGGAGCAAGTTTGGAAAGAACGGCGTCTGGAATTAGCGTGTGAAGGTGATCGTTGGTATGATTACGTACGCTTGTCATATTATGATCCGCAACGTGCCATTAACGAACTAAAGGCTCAACGCCGTGATGTATATTATGGGTTGAATAGTTTGTATAAGGGGTATTATGAAAACAAATCTTATGTTGTTAATCCGGCTGACCAACGTTATAATCCAGAAGCCAAGGCACCGAACGTAACTATATCAAGTTTTACTTTGCCTTTCCCAACGGAAGATGTGGTATTTAATCCCAACTTGATGAAAGACCCTATTCATGTGGATGTACGTAGTGAATTTAGTTATTAA
- a CDS encoding glycan-binding surface protein, which produces MKNNKYMNWFFAAVIIVAGFSMAACEDEPDKYEVAGGLPTVKYIRSPLPQIADSLLSGAYMANTVCLVGDNLRSIYELYFNDQKAVLNTSYITDHTLLIDVPKTIPTRVTDKIYMITKSKDTIAYDFKVLVPTPAVNSMSCEYAKPGSEVTIYGDYFLDDPNVPLTITMPGNIGVTEITNITKTAVSFIIPNNALDGYIKVKSIYGTGRSKFQYMDKRNILFDWDGSHGGFALANGWRNGVVRNSDPVGIDGPYLYFGGAMGGAVGATWAENEFSFNYWPGSVKNPPKEYPELSSLPEFAEMIEKYGVNHLQLKFEIYVPTSNPWMSSALQVIFSSNENVTINTGNNGYFSNTATPRGLWIPWKDSGSYDTGNKWLTVSMKLSEFNKTHDGNKSANALDKSRMTGLTFFVWNGGVLGTDCNPIICIDNIRVVPVE; this is translated from the coding sequence ATGAAAAACAATAAATATATGAATTGGTTCTTTGCGGCTGTGATTATAGTTGCAGGTTTCTCAATGGCTGCCTGCGAAGATGAGCCGGATAAGTATGAAGTTGCAGGAGGATTACCTACTGTCAAATATATACGGTCACCGCTTCCTCAAATTGCGGACTCCTTGTTAAGCGGAGCTTATATGGCAAATACCGTATGCTTAGTCGGAGATAATCTGCGTAGCATTTACGAACTTTATTTCAATGATCAAAAGGCTGTTCTGAATACGAGTTACATTACCGACCACACATTACTCATTGATGTGCCTAAAACCATTCCGACTAGAGTAACCGATAAAATCTATATGATAACAAAATCAAAAGACACTATCGCCTATGATTTTAAAGTTCTTGTACCGACTCCTGCTGTGAACTCCATGTCTTGCGAGTATGCTAAGCCGGGTAGTGAAGTAACGATTTATGGTGACTACTTTTTAGATGATCCTAATGTTCCGTTGACAATAACAATGCCTGGAAATATTGGAGTTACTGAAATTACCAATATTACGAAAACAGCGGTTAGTTTTATTATTCCGAATAATGCTCTTGATGGTTATATTAAAGTGAAATCTATTTATGGGACAGGACGTTCCAAATTTCAATATATGGATAAGCGCAATATTTTATTCGATTGGGATGGCTCTCATGGTGGTTTTGCTCTTGCTAACGGCTGGCGTAACGGTGTTGTTCGAAATTCAGATCCTGTAGGTATTGACGGTCCCTATCTTTATTTTGGAGGTGCTATGGGAGGCGCAGTAGGCGCAACTTGGGCTGAAAATGAATTTTCATTCAATTATTGGCCCGGTTCAGTTAAGAATCCACCTAAGGAATATCCTGAATTATCTTCTTTGCCTGAATTTGCAGAAATGATAGAGAAATATGGAGTCAATCATTTGCAATTGAAGTTTGAAATCTATGTACCAACTTCCAACCCTTGGATGTCAAGTGCGTTGCAGGTTATTTTCTCTTCTAATGAAAATGTGACAATTAATACTGGGAATAATGGTTATTTTAGCAATACTGCTACGCCTCGTGGTTTGTGGATTCCATGGAAAGATTCCGGCTCTTATGATACAGGCAATAAATGGCTGACAGTTTCTATGAAGCTATCAGAATTTAATAAAACTCATGATGGTAATAAGTCTGCCAATGCTTTGGATAAGAGTCGTATGACCGGACTTACCTTCTTTGTCTGGAATGGTGGTGTGCTTGGTACAGACTGTAATCCGATTATCTGTATAGACAACATTCGTGTAGTACCTGTTGAATAA
- a CDS encoding glycosyl hydrolase, whose product MKKISYNLFFFFIGFLFITSCSGGDNEPEISMMKAPEMINSNPMDGAKDLPSGDITIVLTYNQNVTSLSSEHSKVTLGSASIISVSAVLTKVTIRVSGLEKGTDYQLIVPKGVILGPTKLEAPKVSITFSTVPKQSITSALCSPNPSAQAIKVYDFLKENYGKKLISGTMANVNWNINEAEWVYKHTGKYPALNAFDFVHLYASPANWIDYGNTTVIENWWNNNGLVAATWHWNVPQSEGSSNYGFYYTGKNNGTGETSFDITKAVQNGTSENLRVKADLDKIADYLLLLKAKNIPVIWRPMHEASGGWFWWGAKGATLFKALWQLMFDTFREKGVNNLIWVWTAQTGDNEWYPGNEYVDIISCDIYNKTVISQLTDEYISLAQTYPNKIVTLSECGNVANMSLQWNAGATWSWFMPWYDYDRTKEVSGAAFNETTHQYANIVWWKDAFKQSVILTRDQMPNLK is encoded by the coding sequence ATGAAGAAAATATCATATAATCTTTTCTTTTTTTTCATTGGGTTTTTATTCATTACATCATGTAGTGGAGGGGATAATGAACCTGAAATATCAATGATGAAGGCTCCCGAAATGATAAACAGTAATCCAATGGACGGAGCAAAAGATCTTCCTTCAGGTGATATAACTATTGTTCTGACTTATAACCAGAATGTCACTTCTCTTTCTTCCGAACACAGCAAAGTCACCTTGGGAAGTGCTTCCATAATAAGCGTTTCAGCTGTTTTAACCAAAGTAACCATACGGGTTTCCGGTTTAGAAAAGGGAACAGATTACCAATTGATTGTACCTAAAGGTGTTATATTGGGACCAACAAAATTAGAAGCGCCGAAAGTTTCTATTACTTTCAGTACGGTGCCCAAACAATCGATAACTAGTGCATTGTGTAGCCCCAATCCTTCAGCTCAAGCAATTAAAGTTTATGATTTTCTGAAAGAAAATTATGGTAAAAAGCTCATCTCAGGCACCATGGCCAATGTAAACTGGAACATAAATGAGGCTGAATGGGTGTACAAACATACGGGTAAATATCCTGCACTGAATGCTTTTGACTTTGTTCATTTGTATGCATCTCCTGCCAATTGGATTGATTACGGAAATACAACAGTGATTGAGAATTGGTGGAATAATAATGGGCTGGTTGCAGCAACATGGCATTGGAATGTTCCTCAATCAGAAGGTAGTAGCAATTATGGCTTTTATTATACCGGAAAAAATAATGGTACCGGAGAAACATCGTTTGATATCACTAAAGCTGTTCAAAATGGTACGTCTGAAAATCTTCGTGTGAAAGCTGACTTGGATAAAATAGCAGATTATTTGTTACTTCTAAAAGCCAAGAATATTCCGGTTATCTGGCGTCCTATGCATGAAGCTTCTGGTGGATGGTTTTGGTGGGGAGCCAAAGGAGCTACACTATTTAAAGCATTATGGCAACTAATGTTTGATACATTTAGAGAAAAAGGAGTGAATAATCTTATTTGGGTATGGACAGCACAAACCGGAGATAATGAATGGTATCCGGGCAATGAATATGTAGACATTATTAGCTGTGATATCTACAACAAAACGGTGATCTCTCAATTGACAGATGAATACATCTCTTTAGCTCAGACTTATCCTAATAAGATTGTTACACTAAGTGAATGTGGCAACGTGGCTAATATGTCTTTGCAGTGGAATGCTGGTGCTACCTGGTCCTGGTTTATGCCATGGTACGACTATGATAGGACTAAAGAGGTTTCTGGTGCTGCTTTTAATGAAACAACTCACCAATATGCTAACATTGTTTGGTGGAAAGATGCATTCAAACAAAGTGTGATACTTACCCGTGATCAGATGCCAAACCTGAAATAA
- a CDS encoding glycoside hydrolase family 3 N-terminal domain-containing protein, with protein MKNLLIAMAMTLTVGSGSADKKEIYKDPSAPVKDRVEDLLGRMTLEEKVGQMNQFVGIEHIKANSAVMTADQLKNNTANAFYPGVTDKDVEKWTAQGLIGSFLHVLTIKEANYLQSLAMKSRLQIPIIFGIDAIHGNANAPDNTVYPTNIGLACSFDTLMAYKIARETAKEMRAMNMHWTFNPNVEVARDARWGRVGETYGEDPYLVTLMGVQSVKGYQGQLNGKEDVLACIKHFVGGSEPINGTNGSPADLSERTLREVFFPPFKAGVEAGAMSLMTAHNELNGIPCHSNEWLIQDVLRGEWKFPGFVVSDWMDIEHIHDLHATAENMKEAFFQSIMAGMDMHMHGIHWNEMVVELVKEGRIPESRIDESVRRILDVKFRLGLFEQPLANEVQSMKIRLCDEHRKTALDAARTSIVLLKNDGLLPLDAKKYKKVLVTGINANDMNILGDWSAVQKDENVTTILEGLQQVAPDTKFNFVDQGWDPRNMDPKKVAEAVDHAKEADLNIVVAGEYMMRFRWTDRTDGEDTDRSDLDLVGLQNELIQKIAASGKPTILILVNGRPLGVEWAAEHLPAVVEAWAPGMLGGQAVAEILYGKVNPSAKLAITIPRSVGQLQMIYNHKPSQYFHPYAVKPSTPLWPFGYGLSYTNYKYTDLKLSAKEIAKDGNVQASVKITNTGSRDGVEIVQLYLRDTYSSVTRPVKELKDFARVSLKAGESKVVDFTITPDKLGFYDKKMNWTVESGEFSVMVGASSADEDLLKDTFIVK; from the coding sequence ATGAAAAATCTCTTAATTGCAATGGCAATGACACTCACGGTGGGCTCTGGTTCTGCCGATAAAAAAGAAATTTATAAAGATCCTTCCGCTCCGGTGAAAGATCGGGTGGAAGACTTATTGGGTCGAATGACTCTTGAAGAAAAGGTCGGTCAGATGAATCAGTTTGTTGGCATTGAGCACATCAAAGCAAATAGTGCTGTCATGACTGCAGATCAACTGAAGAATAATACGGCTAATGCTTTCTATCCGGGTGTTACGGATAAAGATGTTGAGAAGTGGACTGCACAAGGATTGATTGGCTCTTTCTTGCATGTGCTAACGATTAAAGAGGCCAATTATCTTCAATCACTGGCGATGAAAAGTCGTCTTCAAATCCCAATCATCTTTGGTATTGATGCCATCCATGGGAATGCGAATGCACCGGATAACACGGTTTACCCCACTAATATAGGTTTAGCTTGTTCTTTTGATACCTTGATGGCCTACAAAATAGCCCGAGAGACGGCAAAGGAGATGCGGGCGATGAATATGCACTGGACGTTTAATCCTAATGTGGAAGTTGCTCGTGATGCCCGTTGGGGTAGAGTAGGGGAAACTTATGGGGAAGATCCGTATTTGGTTACTCTTATGGGAGTACAGTCGGTTAAGGGATATCAGGGCCAGTTGAATGGCAAAGAGGATGTTCTAGCTTGCATCAAACATTTCGTTGGAGGTAGTGAACCGATCAACGGTACAAATGGATCGCCTGCCGATTTGTCTGAACGGACTTTGCGCGAAGTTTTCTTTCCACCGTTTAAAGCCGGAGTAGAAGCGGGTGCTATGTCACTGATGACTGCCCATAACGAACTCAATGGTATACCTTGCCATAGTAATGAGTGGCTGATACAGGATGTGTTACGTGGAGAATGGAAGTTCCCGGGCTTCGTAGTAAGTGATTGGATGGATATAGAGCATATTCATGATTTGCATGCTACGGCTGAAAACATGAAAGAAGCTTTTTTCCAATCTATCATGGCTGGTATGGATATGCACATGCATGGCATTCATTGGAATGAGATGGTTGTTGAATTGGTAAAGGAAGGACGCATCCCTGAATCCCGCATTGATGAATCTGTTCGTCGTATTTTGGATGTAAAGTTTCGTTTGGGGCTATTTGAACAACCTTTAGCCAATGAAGTTCAAAGCATGAAGATTCGTCTGTGCGACGAACATCGTAAAACGGCTTTGGATGCTGCGCGTACTAGCATTGTGTTGCTCAAGAATGACGGATTGCTTCCTTTGGATGCAAAGAAATATAAGAAAGTTTTGGTAACGGGGATTAATGCCAATGATATGAATATCTTGGGTGATTGGTCTGCTGTTCAGAAAGATGAAAACGTGACGACTATACTCGAAGGGCTGCAACAGGTGGCTCCTGATACTAAATTCAACTTTGTGGATCAAGGATGGGATCCTCGCAATATGGATCCCAAGAAGGTGGCCGAGGCTGTGGATCATGCCAAAGAAGCTGATCTCAATATTGTGGTGGCGGGTGAGTATATGATGCGCTTTCGTTGGACGGATCGTACAGATGGTGAAGATACGGATCGCTCGGATTTAGATCTTGTCGGTTTGCAAAACGAACTCATTCAGAAGATTGCTGCTTCAGGAAAGCCAACGATCCTGATTTTAGTTAACGGACGTCCTCTTGGTGTAGAGTGGGCAGCGGAACATCTTCCGGCTGTTGTGGAAGCGTGGGCACCGGGAATGCTTGGCGGTCAGGCAGTTGCCGAAATACTTTATGGTAAAGTGAATCCTTCTGCCAAACTAGCAATAACCATTCCTCGCAGTGTGGGACAGTTACAAATGATTTATAATCATAAACCCTCTCAATATTTTCATCCCTATGCTGTGAAACCCAGCACACCGCTTTGGCCGTTTGGTTATGGTCTTTCTTATACTAATTATAAGTACACTGATTTAAAACTATCCGCTAAAGAGATAGCTAAAGATGGTAATGTGCAAGCAAGCGTAAAAATAACGAATACGGGTAGTAGAGATGGTGTTGAAATCGTACAACTCTATTTGCGTGATACTTATAGTAGCGTTACTCGTCCGGTGAAAGAGCTGAAAGATTTTGCTCGCGTATCTCTGAAGGCAGGCGAAAGTAAGGTTGTTGATTTCACTATTACTCCTGATAAACTAGGCTTCTACGATAAGAAAATGAATTGGACTGTAGAATCGGGTGAGTTTAGCGTGATGGTTGGTGCTTCTTCTGCCGATGAGGATTTGCTCAAAGATACATTTATTGTAAAGTGA
- a CDS encoding glycosyl hydrolase produces the protein MISLDSLAANVTPESLPDSLRTPETQHLLTNLKKIAAQGFMFGHHDDPIYGIGWEGDEGRSDVKSVCGDYPAVMSFDLGRIELGGDKNLDKVSFEKIRKEIVAQYNRGGMSSLSWHVDNPLTGKDSWDVSDTTVVASILPGGANHEKFLGWLDAVANFMNSIETENGVKVPVLFRPWHEHTGSWFWWGAKLCTPSQYKALWKMTYNRMQEKGANNLLYAYSPGTDPQNGAEYLERYPGDDIIDLLGFDCYQFDKQKYMDELDRSLTILTEVGKAHGKPIAITETGFETIPDATWWTETLFPVISRYPICYVLVWRNAREKQNHYYAPYPGQVSAFDFVKFYEKPQTLFVKDVIHLYD, from the coding sequence ATGATTTCATTAGATAGTCTGGCTGCTAACGTCACTCCTGAATCTTTGCCTGATTCATTGCGAACACCTGAAACGCAACATCTGCTTACTAATCTGAAAAAGATAGCCGCTCAGGGCTTTATGTTCGGGCATCACGATGATCCTATCTATGGCATTGGATGGGAAGGCGACGAAGGACGTAGTGATGTGAAAAGTGTCTGTGGAGACTATCCGGCAGTGATGTCTTTTGATCTGGGGCGGATAGAACTAGGTGGAGATAAAAATCTGGATAAGGTTTCGTTTGAGAAAATACGCAAAGAGATCGTTGCTCAATACAATCGTGGTGGCATGAGTTCGCTCAGTTGGCATGTGGATAACCCTCTTACCGGCAAGGATTCTTGGGATGTAAGTGATACCACGGTAGTGGCTTCTATTCTTCCCGGAGGAGCAAATCATGAAAAGTTTCTGGGCTGGCTGGATGCGGTAGCCAACTTTATGAATTCTATTGAAACAGAAAATGGTGTGAAAGTTCCCGTGCTTTTCCGTCCTTGGCACGAACATACAGGAAGCTGGTTCTGGTGGGGAGCAAAGCTTTGCACGCCCTCTCAATATAAAGCGTTGTGGAAGATGACCTATAATCGCATGCAAGAGAAAGGTGCGAACAATCTGTTATATGCATATTCTCCCGGGACAGATCCACAGAATGGTGCAGAGTATTTGGAGCGTTATCCGGGAGATGATATCATTGATCTGCTTGGATTTGACTGTTATCAATTCGACAAACAAAAATACATGGATGAACTGGATCGGTCTCTCACCATCTTGACAGAGGTCGGCAAGGCACATGGTAAACCTATAGCCATCACGGAAACAGGATTTGAAACGATTCCGGATGCTACTTGGTGGACGGAAACCCTTTTTCCTGTAATTAGTCGCTATCCAATATGCTACGTGTTGGTCTGGCGCAATGCTCGTGAGAAACAAAATCATTACTATGCGCCTTATCCGGGACAAGTGTCTGCTTTCGATTTTGTGAAATTCTACGAGAAACCTCAGACCTTATTTGTGAAAGACGTGATTCATTTGTATGACTAA
- a CDS encoding glycosidase produces the protein MSQFNDNMTKLLAEHEAFLSRKNEPSIKGNGVVTRYEYPVLTSEHTPVFWRYDLNEKTNPYLLERIGMNATMNAGAIKWKEKYLLMVRVEGSDRKSFFAVAESPNGIDNFRFWNYPVTMPEDVIPATNIYDMRLTAHEDGWLYGIFCAERHDDNAPAGDLSSATATAAIARTKDLINWERLPDLKAKSQQRNVVLHPEFVNGKYALYTRPQDGFIDTGSGGGIGWALVDDITHAEVKEEVIIDRRYYHTIKEVKNGEGPHPIKTSKGWLHLAHGVRGCAAGLRYVLYMYMTSLEDPTKVIASPAGYLLAPQGEERIGDVSNVLFTNGWITDEDGKVFIYYASSDTRMHVATSTIDKLVDYCMNTPEDKLRSAASVEVLKKMIKSNLTLTPQLANNK, from the coding sequence ATGAGTCAGTTTAATGATAATATGACTAAACTACTAGCCGAACACGAGGCTTTCCTGTCTCGGAAGAATGAGCCTTCAATAAAGGGAAACGGAGTGGTTACCCGCTATGAGTATCCCGTGCTTACTTCCGAACATACTCCTGTGTTTTGGCGATATGATTTGAATGAAAAAACAAACCCATACTTACTGGAACGAATTGGAATGAATGCTACGATGAATGCCGGCGCCATAAAATGGAAGGAAAAGTATCTGTTGATGGTACGTGTGGAAGGTTCCGATCGTAAATCATTCTTTGCAGTTGCCGAGAGTCCCAATGGAATCGACAATTTCCGCTTCTGGAATTATCCCGTAACGATGCCCGAAGATGTGATTCCTGCTACTAATATTTATGATATGCGTCTTACCGCACACGAAGACGGTTGGCTTTATGGCATCTTCTGTGCCGAGCGCCATGATGATAATGCTCCGGCTGGTGATCTTTCATCTGCTACAGCTACTGCTGCTATTGCCCGTACCAAAGACCTTATAAACTGGGAGCGTCTACCGGACTTGAAGGCAAAGAGTCAGCAACGTAATGTCGTTTTACATCCGGAATTTGTGAACGGTAAGTACGCTCTTTATACTCGTCCGCAAGATGGTTTCATCGATACCGGTAGTGGTGGAGGAATCGGTTGGGCATTGGTTGACGATATCACTCATGCAGAGGTAAAAGAAGAAGTTATTATTGATCGTCGCTATTACCACACCATTAAAGAAGTGAAGAATGGTGAAGGTCCTCATCCAATCAAAACCTCTAAAGGTTGGTTGCACCTGGCACACGGAGTGCGAGGATGTGCTGCAGGCTTGCGCTACGTACTCTACATGTATATGACTTCCCTTGAAGATCCGACTAAAGTGATTGCTTCTCCGGCCGGTTATTTATTGGCTCCACAAGGAGAAGAACGTATTGGCGATGTTTCTAATGTACTCTTCACGAATGGATGGATAACCGATGAAGACGGGAAAGTCTTTATCTACTATGCCTCTTCGGATACCCGTATGCATGTGGCTACTTCTACCATCGATAAATTGGTTGACTACTGCATGAATACTCCTGAAGACAAATTGCGTTCTGCTGCTTCGGTGGAGGTGCTGAAGAAGATGATAAAGAGTAATTTAACTCTTACTCCACAATTAGCAAACAATAAATAG
- a CDS encoding MFS transporter, whose amino-acid sequence MNKTINANSASAGKGRVTLKEKIGYGFGDMASSMFWKLFGSYLMIFYTDVFGLPAAVVGTMFLITRVWDSAFDPIVGIVADRTHTRWGKFRPYLLYLAVPFALIGILTFTTPSLSDTGKLIYAYVTYSLMMMVYSAINVPYASLLGVMSSDTKTRNILSTYRMTFAYIGSFIALLLFMPMVNYFSGESIVLADEQQGWAMAVIVIAVMCAVLFYFCFAFTRERVKPIKEKQSPLREDVRNLLGNKPWWILLGAGVAALVFNSIRDGATVYYFKYFVVEADYATVSFFGVSFVLSGLYLAVGQAANIVGVILAAPISNRIGKKLTYMGAMSIATVLSVIFYWFGRGDLVLIFVFQIFISICAGSIFPLLWSMYADCADYSELKTGNRATGLIFSSSSMSQKFGWAIGSALTGWLLAYFGFKANVVQSEETIHGIKMFLSFLPAVGTVLSVVFISMYPLSETKMKVITAELEAKRK is encoded by the coding sequence ATGAATAAGACAATCAATGCAAATTCGGCTTCTGCAGGCAAAGGCAGAGTTACCCTAAAAGAGAAAATAGGGTATGGCTTTGGGGATATGGCATCCTCTATGTTTTGGAAGCTCTTCGGTTCTTATCTGATGATTTTCTATACCGATGTGTTTGGGCTTCCGGCGGCTGTTGTGGGCACCATGTTTCTCATCACACGTGTTTGGGATTCAGCTTTCGATCCTATCGTAGGCATTGTAGCCGATAGAACTCATACGCGTTGGGGAAAGTTCCGCCCGTATTTGCTCTATCTGGCAGTACCTTTTGCTCTGATTGGCATTCTGACGTTTACTACTCCTTCGCTTAGTGATACAGGGAAGCTTATTTATGCTTACGTCACTTATTCGCTGATGATGATGGTTTACTCTGCTATCAATGTTCCTTATGCATCTTTGTTGGGAGTTATGAGTTCCGACACGAAAACACGTAATATTCTTTCTACCTATCGCATGACATTTGCCTATATCGGCAGTTTCATCGCCTTGCTGCTTTTTATGCCTATGGTCAATTATTTCTCCGGAGAAAGTATCGTACTCGCCGATGAACAGCAAGGATGGGCGATGGCTGTTATCGTGATAGCGGTGATGTGTGCCGTGTTGTTCTACTTCTGCTTTGCCTTTACTAGGGAGCGGGTGAAACCGATAAAAGAGAAACAGAGTCCTTTAAGGGAAGATGTGCGTAACCTACTGGGCAACAAACCTTGGTGGATACTGCTGGGCGCCGGAGTAGCAGCACTTGTATTTAACTCGATTCGTGATGGAGCAACAGTCTATTACTTTAAATATTTTGTAGTTGAGGCCGATTATGCAACGGTTTCTTTTTTTGGAGTATCCTTTGTGCTCAGCGGACTCTATCTGGCAGTGGGACAAGCGGCCAATATAGTCGGCGTTATTCTCGCTGCGCCTATCAGTAACCGCATTGGCAAGAAGCTAACCTATATGGGAGCAATGTCCATCGCTACTGTGTTAAGTGTTATTTTCTATTGGTTTGGTAGAGGAGATCTGGTCTTGATCTTTGTCTTTCAGATATTTATCAGCATCTGTGCCGGCAGCATCTTTCCATTGCTATGGTCCATGTATGCCGATTGTGCCGATTATTCAGAACTGAAAACAGGCAATCGTGCCACCGGTCTTATTTTCTCTTCCTCTTCCATGAGCCAGAAGTTTGGTTGGGCCATTGGTAGTGCGCTTACCGGTTGGTTGCTTGCCTACTTTGGATTTAAGGCGAATGTGGTGCAGAGCGAAGAAACCATTCATGGTATTAAAATGTTCCTTAGCTTCCTTCCGGCCGTAGGAACAGTTCTTTCCGTAGTCTTCATTAGCATGTATCCATTGAGTGAAACGAAAATGAAAGTGATCACCGCAGAACTTGAGGCAAAAAGAAAATAA